In a genomic window of Brassica rapa cultivar Chiifu-401-42 chromosome A10, CAAS_Brap_v3.01, whole genome shotgun sequence:
- the LOC103846422 gene encoding casparian strip membrane protein 5: MKSGQAEIVETSKAIQKSGLMSRRNAILEFILRIVAFFNTITSAILMATTNETLPFFAQFIRFHAEYSDLPALTFFVIANAVVSGYLILSLPLAFVHIVKSKTQNSRVLLIILDVAMLGLLTAGASSAAAIVYLAHKGNNNTNWFSICQQFNSFCERISGSLIGSFVAVFLLILLILLSAIALSRRH, encoded by the exons ATGAAGTCAGGTCAGGCTGAAATCGTGGAAACAAGCAAAGCTATTCAAAAGAGCGGTTTGATGAGCAGAAGAAATGCGATTCTCGAGTTTATCCTCAGGATTGTAGCCTTTTTCAACACCATAACCAGTGCAATCCTCATGGCAACCACTAACGAAACTCTGCCTTTCTTTGCTCAATTCATACGGTTCCATGCCGAATACAGCGATCTTCCAGCCTTAAC GTTCTTTGTGATTGCAAATGCTGTTGTAAGTGGTTACCTCATCTTGTCTTTACCTCTGGCCTTTGTACACATCGTCAAGAGCAAGACTCAGAACAGTAGAGTTCTTCTTATCATCCTTGATGTG GCAATGTTGGGTCTTCTAACAGCTGGAGCATCCTCAGCAGCAGCTATTGTCTACTTGGCACACAAAGGGAACAACAACACAAACTGGTTTTCTATTTGTCAACAGTTCAACTCCTTCTGTGAGCGTATCTCAGGGTCTTTGATTGGATCTTTCGTTGCCGTTTTCCTCCTCATTCTTCTCATTCTCCTCTCGGCTATTGCTCTCTCCCGACGCCACTAA
- the LOC103846423 gene encoding pentatricopeptide repeat-containing protein At5g15300 — protein sequence MIRKQTNDRTATRHRPKLWQNCTSLRSLKQIHAFMILNGLMSDLSVVGELIYSASLSIPGALTYAHKLFDVIPKLDVSICNHVLRGTSQSMKPAKTVALYKEMEKRGVRPDRYTFTFVLKACSRLEWRSNGFAFHGKVMRHGFASNEYVKNALILFHANCGDLEIASELFDDSAKAHKVAWSSMTSGYAKRGKIDEAIKVFDEMPEKDQVAWNVMITGCLKCRKMEKARELFDRFKEKDVVTWNAMISGYVSCGFPKEALSIFKEMRDAGEHPDVVTVLSLLSACADLGDSETGRRIHLYVLETASVSRSMYIGTPVWNALIDMYAKCGSIDSAIQVFRGMRERDLSSWNTLIVGLALHHAEGSIEMFEEMQRLRVWPNEVTFIGVILACSHSGKVNEGREYFRLMKDVYKIEPNIKHYGCMVDMLGRAGLLDEAFMFVESMEIEPNAIVWRTLLGACRIYGNVELGKYANEKLLSMRKGESGDYMLLSNIYASTGEWERVQKVRKMFDDTGVKKPSGYSLIEEDDDRLMMKYLLSS from the coding sequence ATGATCAGGAAGCAAACCAACGACCGAACCGCTACTCGTCACCGACCAAAACTATGGCAGAACTGCACAAGCCTCCGATCTTTAAAGCAAATCCACGCTTTCATGATCCTTAACGGACTCATGTCCGATCTCTCCGTTGTCGGAGAGCTAATCTACTCAGCTTCATTATCTATCCCCGGCGCGCTTACGTACGCACACAAGCTGTTCGACGTAATTCCCAAACTAGACGTATCCATATGTAACCACGTGCTGCGCGGCACTTCTCAGAGCATGAAACCAGCAAAGACCGTTGCTTTGTATAAAGAGATGGAGAAACGAGGCGTGAGGCCTGATAGGTACACGTTTACGTTCGTTCTCAAGGCATGCTCGAGGCTTGAGTGGAGGAGTAACGGTTTTGCGTTTCATGGGAAAGTAATGAGACATGGGTTTGCTTCTAATGAATATGTTAAGAACGCTTTGATTCTTTTTCACGCTAACTGTGGAGATCTTGAAATTGCAAGCGAGCTTTTTGATGATTCTGCTAAAGCTCATAAGGTTGCTTGGTCTTCTATGACCTCTGGGTATGCTAAGAGAGGGAAGATAGATGAGGCTATTAAGGTTTTCGATGAAATGCCGGAGAAAGATCAGGTTGCTTGGAACGTGATGATTACTGGTTGTTTAAAGTGTAGGAAGATGGAGAAAGCGAGGGAGCTTTTCGATAGGTTTAAGGAGAAAGATGTTGTGACTTGGAACGCAATGATCTCTGGCTATGTGAGTTGTGGTTTCCCTAAGGAGGCTTTGAGTATATTCAAGGAGATGAGGGATGCTGGTGAGCATCCAGACGTTGTGACGGTGCTGAGTTTGTTGTCTGCTTGTGCTGACTTGGGAGACTCTGAAACCGGGAGGAGAATCCATCTCTACGTCTTGGAAACGGCTTCGGTTTCGAGGTCAATGTATATAGGCACTCCCGTTTGGAATGCTCTGATCGACATGTATGCGAAATGCGGAAGCATAGACAGCGCGATCCAAGTGTTCAGAGGGATGAGAGAGCGAGACTTGTCGTCTTGGAACACTTTGATCGTTGGTTTGGCTCTGCATCACGCGGAGGGATCGATCGAAATGTTTGAAGAGATGCAGAGGTTGAGAGTCTGGCCAAACGAGGTGACGTTCATCGGAGTTATATTAGCTTGCAGCCACTCTGGGAAGGTTAACGAAGGGCGTGAGTATTTTCGACTTATGAAGGATGTGTACAAGATTGAACCGAACATAAAGCATTATGGTTGTATGGTAGATATGTTGGGGAGAGCAGGGCTGTTAGATGAAGCGTTCATGTTTGTGGAGTCGATGGAGATTGAACCTAATGCTATTGTGTGGAGAACTCTTTTAGGTGCTTGTAGGATTTATGGGAATGTGGAGTTAGGGAAGTATGCTAACGAGAAACTGCTCAGTATGAGAAAAGGCGAGAGCGGTGACTATATGTTGCTCTCAAATATATATGCTTCTACAGGTGAGTGGGAGAGAGTGCAGAAAGTAAGGAAGATGTTTGATGATACAGGAGTGAAAAAACCGAGTGGATACAGTTTGATTGAGGAGGATGATGACAGATTGATGATGAAATATTTACTCTCGTCATAA
- the LOC103846421 gene encoding transcription factor MYB16, with the protein MGRSPCCDKLGLKKGPWTPEEDQKLLAYIEEHGHGSWRSLPEKAGLHRCGKSCRLRWTNYLRPDIKRGKFNLQEEQTIIQLHALLGNRWSAIATHLPKRTDNEIKNYWNTHLKKRLVKMGIDPVTHKPKNETPLGLSKNAATLSHMAQWESARLEAEARLARESKLLHYQSKPSSYHHHGFTYKTLLTNWTTKTNQDQQQLESPTSTVSFSDMKEPSTGVSAKMEFTGSSTGLTLMKEHENDWISSTIFEATQMEEGVEEGFTGLLLGGDTLGRSFSADKNERDGENSGGECNNYFEDNKNYLDSIFNFVDPSPSDSQPMF; encoded by the exons ATGGGTAGATCACCGTGCTGCGACAAATTGGGTTTGAAGAAAGGGCCTTGGACACCAGAAGAAGACCAAAAACTTTTGGCTTATATTGAAGAACATGGACATGGAAGTTGGCGTTCATTGCCCGAGAAAGCTG GTCTACATCGATGCGGGAAGAGTTGCAGACTAAGATGGACTAACTACTTGAGACCAGACATCAAAAGAGGCAAATTCAACTTGCAAGAAGAACAAACCATCATCCAACTCCATGCTCTCTTAGGAAACAGGTGGTCGGCGATTGCGACTCATCTGCCAAAGAGAACGGACAACGAGATCAAGAACTATTGGAACACTCATTTGAAGAAACGGTTGGTAAAAATGGGGATTGATCCAGTGACTCATAAACCCAAAAACGAGACTCCTCTTGGTCTATCCAAGAACGCAGCCACGCTTAGCCACATGGCTCAGTGGGAAAGTGCTAGGCTTGAAGCTGAAGCAAGGCTTGCTAGAGAATCTAAGCTTCTCCACTACCAAAGCAAACCATCATCCTATCATCATCATGGATTCACTTATAAGACATTGTTAACTAATTGGACAACAAAAACAAACCAAG ATCAACAACAACTTGAATCTCCGACATCAACAGTGTCATTTTCCGACATGAAAGAACCATCGACCGGAGTCTCCGCGAAGATGGAGTTCACTGGATCATCCACGGGTCTGACTCTGATGAAAGAACACGAAAATGATTGGATCAGTTCAACGATTTTCGAAGCCACGCAGATGGAGGAAGGAGTCGAAGAAGGCTTCACGGGTCTCTTGCTAGGAGGCGATACACTAGGACGGAGTTTCTCCGCCGATAAAAACGAGAGGGACGGAGAGAATAGTGGTGGTGAGTGCAACAACTACTTCGAGGACAACAAGAACTATTTGGACAGCATTTTCAACTTCGTTGATCCTTCACCGTCCGATTCTCAGCCAATGTTTTAA